One region of Epilithonimonas zeae genomic DNA includes:
- the ftsA gene encoding cell division protein FtsA, with amino-acid sequence MENQEYSVGLDIGTTKIVAIVGRRNAHGKIEILGVGKAKSLGVHKGIVNNISQTINSIKTAVAEAQSSAGVPIHKVTVGIAGKHIRSLQHSDYIMREHPDRYITEDDIEKLKDQVKKLVMLPGEEIIHVLPQEYKVDSEGEIQEPVGMHGKRLEANFHVVVGQMGSIRNIARCVREAGLEMEALTLEPLASSEAVLTKEEKEAGVAIVDIGGGTTDIAIFKDNIIRHTCVIPYGGGIITDDIKEGCSIIEKHAEQLKVKFGSSVPELEKDSTYVTIPGLHGRPDKEISLKVLAQIINARVEEILEMVNTELKAYGAFEQKKKLIAGIVLTGGGSNLRNLRQLANYTTGFDSRIGFANEYVANDKNQYLKGPEFATSIGLLMESLKIRDKRILPTEEEIIEEAVAKAEPVAPQPTTEVEKPQQIQQIEEVAKPKEEARRNKPTFGQSLMDKVKKFFEEVEE; translated from the coding sequence ATGGAAAATCAAGAGTATTCAGTAGGTCTGGACATTGGGACAACTAAGATTGTCGCCATTGTCGGAAGACGTAACGCTCACGGGAAAATCGAAATCCTGGGCGTTGGGAAGGCTAAAAGTCTTGGTGTTCACAAAGGAATCGTGAACAACATTTCCCAAACCATCAATTCCATCAAAACTGCAGTGGCAGAAGCGCAATCCAGCGCCGGCGTTCCTATCCATAAGGTAACTGTAGGAATTGCAGGAAAACATATACGTTCTCTCCAGCATTCGGATTACATCATGAGAGAGCATCCGGATAGATACATCACAGAAGATGATATCGAGAAACTAAAAGACCAGGTAAAGAAATTGGTAATGTTGCCTGGAGAAGAAATCATCCATGTTTTGCCTCAGGAATACAAAGTAGATTCTGAAGGCGAAATCCAGGAACCGGTCGGGATGCACGGCAAAAGATTAGAAGCTAATTTCCACGTTGTTGTGGGACAGATGGGTTCTATCAGAAATATTGCCAGATGTGTTCGCGAAGCTGGTCTGGAAATGGAAGCTTTGACCTTGGAACCTTTGGCATCGTCTGAAGCAGTTCTTACAAAAGAAGAAAAAGAAGCTGGTGTTGCGATTGTTGATATTGGTGGTGGAACTACGGATATCGCAATTTTCAAAGACAACATCATTCGTCATACTTGCGTGATTCCTTACGGTGGTGGAATTATCACCGATGATATTAAGGAAGGATGTTCAATCATCGAGAAACACGCAGAACAGCTGAAAGTGAAGTTCGGATCCTCTGTTCCGGAATTGGAAAAAGACAGCACGTATGTGACAATCCCGGGATTACACGGTCGTCCGGACAAAGAGATTTCGTTGAAAGTTTTAGCTCAGATTATCAATGCAAGAGTTGAAGAAATTCTTGAAATGGTAAATACTGAATTGAAAGCTTACGGCGCATTCGAACAAAAGAAAAAACTGATTGCAGGAATCGTTTTGACTGGTGGTGGTTCCAACTTGAGAAACCTTCGTCAGTTAGCAAATTACACTACAGGTTTCGACAGCAGAATTGGTTTTGCTAATGAATATGTAGCGAATGACAAAAACCAATATCTGAAAGGACCGGAATTTGCAACGTCAATCGGCTTATTGATGGAAAGTCTTAAAATCAGAGATAAAAGAATCCTTCCAACAGAAGAAGAAATTATCGAAGAAGCTGTAGCAAAAGCAGAACCGGTTGCACCTCAGCCAACTACCGAAGTTGAGAAACCTCAACAGATTCAGCAGATAGAAGAAGTTGCAAAACCAAAAGAAGAAGCTAGAAGAAACAAACCGACTTTCGGACAGTCTCTAATGGATAAAGTAAAAAAATTCTTCGAGGAAGTAGAAGAGTAA
- the ftsZ gene encoding cell division protein FtsZ yields the protein MDNINNTQGFSFDLPKGNSAIIKVIGVGGGGNNALKHMYEKGIYGVDFVICNTDAQTLDNNPVSNKVQLGVTMTEGLGAGADPEVGEKAAIESIDDIKASMGQNTKMVFITAGMGGGTGTGAAPVIAKVAKEMGILTVGIVTVPFSFEGKRRLDQAELGLEKLRNNVDSLIVINNDKLRQQFGNLGFKQGFSKADEVLTNAAKGMAEVITGYFDVNIDFRDAKSVLANSGTALMSTGIASGENKAEEAVKKALDSPLLNDNKITGAKNVLLLIRSGATEVTMDEIGVIMDHIQKEAGNTADIIFGVGSDEELGDAVSVLVIATGFSNDNKKHSGVTETIKYSLEDRPSPSRHRESPFKSRAQEETKQQTESGKNFFRLEDDDDFGTSNFPTNSVAESLVEEPMTEIEIIENEEIMDFSNDYNSNKGKQEYNLFTFEEESYEELDLEAQSFSFEVEDKPKASFKEEEIEKPVEVTFTINEPAVEEEFPVIEKQVISEIKDSVIEETPIREEIVNDIIEEKVEEPTRFSFAVETKEEIVEEKKSEPVQETESGFTFFNKTPDSSKAMERRNKLREFNSRYQQLDNENVFETVPAFKRKNINIDGSNASDQNINTYLSDNNGSMQLRENRFLNKDVD from the coding sequence ATGGACAATATAAATAATACACAAGGATTTTCATTTGACCTTCCAAAAGGAAATTCCGCTATCATCAAAGTTATCGGTGTTGGTGGCGGTGGAAACAATGCGCTGAAACATATGTACGAGAAAGGAATTTACGGAGTAGATTTCGTGATTTGTAATACAGATGCACAGACTTTGGACAATAATCCGGTTTCTAATAAAGTTCAGTTAGGAGTAACGATGACAGAAGGGCTTGGCGCAGGCGCTGACCCGGAAGTTGGAGAAAAAGCAGCCATCGAAAGTATCGATGATATCAAGGCATCAATGGGACAGAATACCAAAATGGTTTTCATCACTGCCGGAATGGGCGGTGGAACTGGAACTGGTGCTGCGCCTGTTATTGCAAAAGTAGCGAAGGAAATGGGGATTCTTACTGTAGGAATCGTAACCGTACCTTTTAGTTTTGAAGGAAAAAGAAGATTGGACCAGGCTGAATTAGGTTTGGAAAAATTAAGAAATAATGTTGATTCTTTAATTGTCATTAATAATGATAAATTGAGACAGCAATTCGGAAACCTTGGTTTCAAACAAGGATTCTCAAAAGCCGATGAAGTTTTGACCAACGCTGCAAAAGGAATGGCAGAAGTGATTACAGGTTATTTTGATGTTAATATTGACTTCCGTGATGCTAAATCTGTTTTGGCTAACTCCGGAACTGCATTGATGTCAACTGGAATCGCTAGTGGTGAAAACAAAGCGGAAGAAGCGGTTAAAAAAGCATTGGATTCCCCGTTATTGAATGATAACAAAATCACCGGTGCAAAAAATGTTCTATTGTTGATTAGAAGTGGTGCGACTGAGGTAACAATGGACGAAATTGGTGTGATTATGGACCACATCCAGAAAGAAGCTGGAAATACGGCTGATATTATTTTTGGAGTTGGGTCTGATGAAGAATTGGGCGATGCAGTAAGCGTTTTGGTTATTGCAACTGGTTTTTCAAATGATAACAAAAAACATTCTGGAGTAACTGAGACGATTAAATATTCTTTGGAAGACAGACCAAGTCCTTCCAGACATAGAGAATCTCCGTTCAAAAGCAGAGCTCAGGAAGAAACTAAACAACAGACAGAATCGGGAAAGAATTTTTTTCGTTTAGAAGATGATGACGATTTTGGAACTTCTAATTTTCCAACTAATTCGGTTGCGGAAAGTCTTGTAGAAGAGCCAATGACAGAAATCGAAATCATCGAAAATGAGGAAATCATGGATTTCTCAAATGATTATAATTCTAATAAAGGAAAACAAGAATACAACCTTTTCACTTTCGAGGAAGAGAGTTATGAAGAATTAGATTTGGAAGCGCAATCTTTTTCTTTTGAAGTAGAAGACAAGCCAAAAGCATCTTTCAAAGAAGAGGAAATCGAGAAGCCTGTTGAAGTAACTTTCACAATCAATGAGCCTGCCGTTGAAGAAGAATTTCCGGTAATTGAAAAACAAGTTATTTCTGAAATCAAAGATTCGGTAATTGAAGAAACTCCAATCAGAGAAGAAATCGTTAACGACATCATCGAAGAAAAAGTTGAAGAACCAACAAGATTTTCTTTCGCTGTAGAAACTAAGGAAGAAATTGTAGAAGAGAAAAAATCTGAACCAGTTCAGGAAACTGAAAGTGGATTTACGTTTTTCAACAAAACTCCGGATTCTTCAAAAGCTATGGAAAGAAGAAACAAGTTGAGAGAATTCAATTCCCGTTACCAGCAATTGGATAATGAGAATGTTTTTGAAACAGTTCCGGCTTTCAAGAGAAAGAACATCAATATCGATGGTTCTAATGCATCAGACCAGAATATCAACACTTATTTGTCTGATAATAACGGAAGTATGCAGTTGAGAGAAAACCGTTTTCTTAATAAAGATGTAGATTAA
- a CDS encoding GatB/YqeY domain-containing protein translates to MSLETIISEAIKTAMREKDRVALDSLRAVKAQILLLQTEARGAEVSEEQEIAILQRMIKQRKDSYEQFMAQGRTDLAEVEEAQSKVIEKFLPKQLSAEELESEIKRIISETGAETIKDLGKVMGVASKVLAGKSDGKSISEMVKKLLT, encoded by the coding sequence ATGAGTTTAGAAACTATAATAAGCGAAGCCATAAAAACGGCGATGAGAGAAAAAGACCGTGTGGCTCTGGACTCTCTGAGAGCAGTGAAAGCGCAGATTCTTTTGTTACAAACCGAAGCTAGAGGTGCTGAAGTTTCAGAAGAACAAGAGATTGCGATTTTGCAAAGAATGATAAAGCAGAGAAAAGATTCTTATGAGCAATTTATGGCTCAGGGAAGAACTGACCTTGCTGAAGTGGAAGAAGCACAGTCCAAAGTGATTGAAAAGTTTCTTCCAAAACAATTATCTGCTGAAGAATTGGAATCAGAAATCAAGAGAATTATTTCTGAAACCGGAGCAGAAACTATTAAAGACTTAGGAAAAGTAATGGGCGTTGCCTCCAAAGTATTAGCCGGAAAATCAGACGGAAAGAGTATTTCCGAAATGGTGAAAAAGTTACTTACCTAA
- a CDS encoding BrxA/BrxB family bacilliredoxin, with protein MYPADLVLPMKAELTDKGFADLTTPAQVDEALKQSGTTLLVINSVCGCAAGAARPGVLYSLTGEKKPDHLVTAFAGFDTDAVAEARRLLAPFPPSSPAVALFKDGELVHMLERHHIEGNPAGAIAANLQAAFDEYC; from the coding sequence ATGTATCCAGCAGATTTAGTATTGCCAATGAAGGCAGAACTTACAGATAAAGGGTTTGCAGACCTTACAACACCAGCACAAGTTGACGAAGCGCTTAAACAAAGCGGAACAACATTATTAGTAATCAACTCCGTTTGCGGGTGTGCAGCAGGAGCGGCAAGACCAGGCGTTTTGTACTCTTTGACAGGCGAGAAGAAGCCAGACCATTTGGTTACAGCTTTCGCAGGATTTGATACGGATGCGGTTGCAGAAGCTAGAAGATTGTTAGCACCGTTTCCTCCAAGTTCGCCAGCTGTGGCACTTTTCAAAGATGGCGAGTTGGTGCATATGTTAGAGAGACACCATATCGAGGGTAATCCTGCAGGCGCAATTGCTGCGAATCTTCAGGCTGCTTTTGACGAGTACTGTTAA
- a CDS encoding ribose-phosphate pyrophosphokinase has translation MSDQASYLFSTRTSHELAEKIAQAYGQPLGQINIQHFSDGEFEPVLEQSVRGARVFLIASTFPPADNLLELLLMIDAAKRASAKNITVVIPYYGLARQDRKDKPRAPIGAKLVANLLTAAGATRIMTMDLHADQIQGFFEIPVDHLYASTIFVKYIQSLALDNLTIASPDMGGAKRAKNYAGHLGADVVICYKERKKANVVEEMFLIGDVKDKNVILIDDMIDTAGTLCKAADILMEKGAKSVRAMATHGVLSGKAFENIENSQLLEVIVTDSIPQKTEKSSKIRVLSCAELFADVMNMVHEHKSISEKFII, from the coding sequence ATGTCAGATCAAGCAAGTTATTTGTTTTCTACCAGAACCAGCCACGAGTTGGCAGAAAAAATCGCTCAGGCTTATGGGCAGCCTTTAGGGCAAATTAATATTCAGCATTTCAGCGACGGAGAATTCGAGCCAGTCTTGGAACAATCCGTTAGAGGCGCACGTGTTTTCCTCATTGCTTCTACCTTTCCACCAGCGGATAATTTGTTGGAACTGTTATTAATGATAGATGCAGCGAAAAGAGCATCAGCCAAAAACATTACGGTTGTAATTCCATATTACGGTTTGGCGAGACAAGACAGAAAAGACAAACCAAGAGCGCCCATCGGAGCAAAATTGGTAGCCAATCTTTTGACTGCTGCGGGAGCAACCAGAATTATGACAATGGATTTGCACGCAGACCAGATCCAAGGATTCTTCGAGATTCCTGTTGACCATTTGTACGCATCTACTATTTTTGTAAAGTATATTCAATCCCTTGCTCTTGACAATTTGACGATAGCCTCTCCGGATATGGGAGGTGCAAAAAGAGCGAAAAATTATGCAGGTCATCTTGGAGCAGACGTTGTAATCTGTTATAAAGAAAGAAAAAAAGCCAATGTTGTAGAAGAGATGTTCCTGATTGGTGATGTTAAAGATAAGAACGTGATTCTGATTGATGATATGATTGATACGGCTGGAACGCTTTGCAAAGCAGCAGATATCCTAATGGAAAAAGGAGCAAAATCTGTAAGAGCAATGGCAACACACGGCGTTCTTTCTGGTAAAGCTTTTGAAAATATCGAGAATTCTCAACTTTTGGAAGTGATTGTCACAGACTCTATTCCGCAAAAAACAGAGAAATCTTCAAAAATAAGAGTGCTTTCTTGCGCAGAATTATTTGCTGACGTGATGAATATGGTACACGAGCACAAATCTATAAGTGAGAAGTTTATTATTTAA
- a CDS encoding 50S ribosomal protein L25/general stress protein Ctc — MKSITIQGTKRESVGKKSTKALRDAELVPCVVYGGGEPLNFSAEEKAFKGLVYTPEAHTVSLEVDGKTIPAVLQDIQFHPLTDRIIHADFYQLADDKPVIMEVPVRITGRSKGVVAGGVLRQTYRKLKVKAIPANLPDEIVVDITALKIGNKFYVESLKNDKYSFMHPDNAVVVAVKMSRNASKNAAAGQDDEDEEEVAVEGAADAAPEASAE; from the coding sequence ATGAAATCTATTACAATTCAAGGTACAAAAAGAGAAAGCGTGGGCAAAAAGTCTACTAAAGCTTTACGTGATGCTGAATTAGTTCCTTGTGTTGTTTACGGAGGTGGTGAGCCATTGAACTTCTCTGCAGAAGAGAAAGCTTTCAAAGGTTTGGTATATACTCCTGAAGCACACACGGTATCTTTGGAAGTTGACGGAAAAACAATCCCTGCTGTTCTTCAGGACATTCAGTTCCACCCACTTACAGATAGAATTATCCACGCTGATTTCTATCAGCTAGCTGATGACAAACCAGTTATCATGGAAGTTCCTGTAAGAATCACTGGTCGTTCCAAAGGTGTTGTTGCCGGTGGTGTTCTTAGACAAACCTACAGAAAACTAAAAGTAAAAGCGATCCCAGCTAACTTGCCAGACGAGATTGTTGTGGATATTACTGCTCTTAAGATTGGAAACAAATTCTATGTAGAAAGTCTTAAAAATGACAAATATTCTTTCATGCACCCAGACAACGCAGTAGTAGTTGCTGTTAAGATGTCTAGAAATGCTAGCAAAAATGCTGCAGCAGGACAAGATGATGAGGATGAAGAAGAAGTAGCAGTAGAAGGTGCAGCTGATGCGGCTCCAGAAGCTTCTGCAGAATAA
- a CDS encoding M15 family metallopeptidase yields the protein MDNITQQRIQKLHPSVRDEVTHIIRECDLALTGRAKIRITQGLRSFKEQDEFYAIGRTKSGKKVTNAKGGQSIHNYGLAVDICLIIDRKTASWDTAKDWDNDKVADWYECVKIFAKYGWEWGGNWKNFKDLPHFEKKSIKTKNKEMKTNWRNLIKLPRDKAGYIIF from the coding sequence ATGGACAATATTACTCAACAAAGAATTCAAAAACTTCACCCATCTGTTCGAGATGAGGTAACCCATATCATCAGAGAATGTGATCTGGCACTTACCGGTCGGGCAAAAATCAGAATTACACAAGGTCTTAGATCCTTCAAGGAACAAGATGAGTTTTATGCGATTGGACGAACAAAGTCTGGTAAAAAAGTAACAAATGCAAAAGGAGGGCAAAGCATTCATAATTACGGATTGGCAGTCGATATCTGCCTTATTATCGATAGAAAAACTGCGAGTTGGGATACAGCAAAAGATTGGGACAATGATAAAGTGGCTGATTGGTATGAATGTGTAAAAATCTTTGCAAAATATGGTTGGGAATGGGGCGGAAATTGGAAAAATTTCAAAGACCTTCCGCATTTTGAAAAAAAAAGTATCAAAACTAAAAATAAAGAAATGAAAACCAACTGGCGAAATCTCATCAAACTTCCAAGAGATAAAGCAGGTTATATTATTTTTTAA
- a CDS encoding patatin-like phospholipase family protein: MKKVTILSLDGGGIRGIISCIILRYLEELLQQKDHPNAKLGDYFDMIAGSSTGGILASVLLYPDDNKKAKYSMKKAFELYTEKGEDIFTVSLWENLFNPFGLFSEKISQDNLERQLSDFFEDLELKDFIKPSLITSYDIENRKAKLFNTINAKQNQQNFLVKDICRATSAAPTYFSPAQIKSSYGQTFSLIDGGMFANNPALCAYAEARKIPFADLFENPEKPNYPTVNDMMIVSLGTGTEMKSYPINKYKNAGKLAWIGPIIDILLSANAETVDYQLNQMFMTLGKRNRQNYYRINPSLKTASPEMDNVKKKNIEALIQAGLCYVEENNELLNQIAEKLIKNKI, encoded by the coding sequence ATGAAAAAGGTAACTATACTTTCTTTAGACGGTGGCGGAATCAGAGGGATTATTTCCTGTATTATTCTGCGTTATTTGGAAGAACTTTTACAGCAAAAAGATCATCCGAATGCCAAACTAGGTGATTATTTTGATATGATAGCGGGAAGCAGTACAGGCGGGATCCTAGCCTCTGTTCTTCTTTATCCGGATGACAATAAAAAAGCCAAATATTCCATGAAAAAAGCATTTGAACTTTATACGGAAAAAGGCGAAGATATCTTTACCGTTTCTCTGTGGGAGAATCTTTTTAATCCATTTGGTTTGTTTAGTGAGAAAATTTCGCAGGATAATTTGGAAAGACAATTGAGTGATTTTTTTGAAGATTTGGAACTTAAAGATTTTATAAAACCTTCGCTCATTACCAGTTATGATATTGAGAATAGAAAAGCAAAACTCTTTAATACAATCAATGCCAAGCAAAACCAACAGAACTTTCTTGTAAAAGATATTTGCAGAGCTACTTCAGCAGCGCCAACTTATTTCTCACCTGCTCAGATTAAGTCTTCTTATGGTCAGACTTTTAGTTTGATAGATGGCGGAATGTTTGCCAATAATCCTGCTTTATGTGCTTATGCAGAAGCCAGAAAAATTCCTTTTGCAGATCTATTTGAAAATCCTGAAAAACCCAATTATCCTACAGTGAATGATATGATGATTGTTTCTCTGGGAACAGGTACGGAAATGAAATCTTATCCTATTAATAAATATAAAAATGCTGGGAAATTAGCTTGGATAGGACCAATCATTGATATTCTACTTTCTGCCAACGCAGAGACAGTGGATTATCAATTGAACCAAATGTTTATGACTTTGGGAAAACGAAACAGGCAGAACTATTACAGAATCAATCCTTCCTTGAAAACCGCTTCTCCCGAGATGGATAATGTCAAGAAGAAAAACATTGAAGCTTTGATACAGGCAGGTTTGTGTTATGTGGAAGAGAATAATGAATTGCTGAATCAAATCGCTGAAAAATTAATTAAAAATAAAATATAA
- a CDS encoding DUF6402 family protein produces MKAAKALGLSRMKENKEKEPPKEYIEGYIWCDKNQNNFTDGVLRYGQNEIYSLLEFTQYAIGKIAKIEVSNRTNGNLLETKSFKITSKKMIIGFDEEKIFNSCDGETINFFAIKMLVENQFFYPDPKYLNMNLKIHFVVLVPKIMNKLGWKMAEKSQIEWFEGKANNYPWESEPGINYFTLGGLMHFDRFKDFYNKHLNDWKTEKSINVLKGEIIKMQKDGIIEFPTVANPKTEFGTFSGEVNEKVIKPDELNGKETIEKMPLFEKYYFKNVPYKESKLNSLDDFFGAIANCNLRFSAKGFLHYQNGKIMVEIKKIAVYIKDGFDFVDGDALISQPLGFWTYKNKSASKTGFSNSEINNKSYRDYRYDTHKGSDGYRYSNLYLYDATYTMFNLK; encoded by the coding sequence ATGAAAGCAGCAAAAGCATTAGGCTTGTCAAGAATGAAAGAAAATAAGGAAAAAGAACCTCCAAAAGAATATATCGAGGGTTATATTTGGTGCGACAAAAACCAAAATAATTTTACGGATGGAGTGTTGAGGTATGGACAAAATGAAATTTATTCGCTTCTAGAATTCACACAATATGCTATTGGAAAGATAGCAAAAATAGAAGTGTCAAACAGAACCAATGGAAATTTATTAGAAACAAAATCATTTAAAATTACGTCTAAAAAAATGATAATAGGTTTTGATGAAGAGAAAATATTTAATTCTTGTGATGGAGAAACAATTAATTTCTTTGCAATAAAGATGCTTGTAGAAAACCAGTTCTTTTACCCAGATCCTAAATATCTCAATATGAATCTCAAAATTCATTTTGTGGTTTTAGTGCCCAAAATTATGAACAAACTTGGATGGAAAATGGCAGAAAAATCTCAAATAGAGTGGTTTGAAGGTAAAGCCAATAATTATCCTTGGGAATCTGAACCTGGTATTAATTACTTCACATTAGGAGGTTTAATGCATTTTGATAGGTTTAAGGATTTTTATAATAAACATCTTAATGATTGGAAAACCGAAAAATCGATTAATGTTTTAAAAGGAGAAATAATTAAAATGCAAAAAGATGGAATAATAGAATTTCCAACTGTAGCGAATCCTAAAACAGAGTTTGGTACCTTTTCAGGAGAAGTTAATGAAAAAGTAATAAAACCCGATGAATTGAATGGAAAAGAAACAATAGAAAAAATGCCATTATTTGAAAAATATTATTTTAAAAATGTTCCATACAAAGAATCAAAATTAAATAGTCTAGATGATTTTTTCGGGGCAATAGCCAATTGCAATCTTAGGTTTTCTGCCAAAGGCTTTCTCCATTACCAGAACGGAAAAATTATGGTAGAGATTAAAAAAATTGCAGTTTATATAAAAGATGGGTTTGATTTTGTGGATGGTGATGCTTTAATAAGTCAGCCTTTAGGTTTTTGGACTTATAAAAACAAATCTGCCTCCAAAACAGGTTTTTCAAATTCTGAGATTAATAATAAATCTTATAGAGATTATAGATATGATACACATAAGGGGAGTGATGGTTACAGATATTCTAATCTTTATCTGTATGATGCAACTTATACTATGTTCAATTTAAAATAA
- a CDS encoding DUF5412 domain-containing protein, protein MKKILIAIFIFSLVCFGIYSFFSQKEFLHSRKSPDGKYIVEIYKEKSFFAAPGDGGISGSLGYIKLLDENGDKIGDTSDCPPFFLSDIELDWEIGKNKYISYTKGEGINLKTGKCN, encoded by the coding sequence ATGAAAAAAATCCTTATCGCTATTTTTATTTTTAGTTTAGTTTGTTTTGGTATTTACAGCTTTTTTAGTCAAAAAGAATTTCTACATTCTAGAAAAAGTCCTGATGGAAAATACATCGTAGAAATTTATAAAGAAAAAAGTTTTTTTGCTGCGCCAGGAGACGGCGGTATTAGTGGTAGCTTGGGATATATTAAACTATTAGATGAAAATGGAGATAAAATTGGAGACACTTCAGATTGCCCCCCCTTTTTTTTAAGTGATATTGAGCTTGATTGGGAAATAGGAAAGAATAAATATATTTCCTATACAAAAGGAGAAGGGATTAATTTAAAAACAGGTAAATGCAATTAA
- a CDS encoding helix-turn-helix domain-containing protein — translation MLNLNLKPIFEARGIERPYTYLVKAGISRATAHNILSSKTRVFRLDHIELLCRVLNCEPNDLLAYTPDAKPILPETHPLNNLRQEVISQTSMKDSLANIPYKELKALTSQLLEKK, via the coding sequence ATGCTAAATCTCAATCTCAAACCCATCTTCGAAGCCCGCGGAATAGAAAGACCATACACCTATCTCGTAAAAGCTGGCATCTCACGCGCAACAGCCCATAACATTCTCAGTAGCAAAACCCGTGTCTTCCGCTTAGACCACATAGAACTGCTTTGCAGAGTCCTCAATTGTGAACCCAATGATTTACTCGCTTATACTCCAGATGCTAAACCCATTCTTCCAGAAACACATCCGCTCAATAATCTGAGACAAGAAGTGATTTCTCAGACAAGTATGAAAGATTCTTTAGCCAACATTCCATACAAAGAACTCAAAGCGTTGACCTCCCAGTTATTGGAGAAAAAGTAA
- a CDS encoding helix-turn-helix transcriptional regulator, giving the protein MKKDFYLTRYALIIKRLERSPATYPEIESYLLNSFEFQDANIVSYSIRTLQRDIKDIANLFNFDIHNKKKGDNRYYIESRPVMEVDEYNQRLLESFQIMNAVNSQPDLAQFVYPETRTPRGIQNFYDLLFAIRNKRILEFQHFKYKDQSITSRKVHPYALKESKDRWYLIALDTKDEKLKAFGLDRISDLEVSKAGFKLQQKFNLKEHFKNAFGIMNLEEQPDKVVIRSTKEQAEYLKSSPLHHSQQIQKETDKYVYFTYDLFPTYDFIQEILSFGNQVKVTEPKSLIDKIKEMLTRSIQQYDDSSRES; this is encoded by the coding sequence ATGAAAAAAGATTTCTATTTAACCAGATATGCCCTCATCATCAAGAGATTGGAACGTTCGCCGGCAACCTATCCCGAGATAGAATCCTATCTCCTTAACTCTTTTGAGTTTCAGGATGCCAACATCGTGAGCTATTCCATTCGTACTTTGCAGAGGGATATCAAGGACATTGCGAATCTTTTCAATTTTGATATTCACAACAAGAAAAAAGGTGATAACCGTTACTATATAGAAAGCCGCCCGGTAATGGAAGTCGACGAGTATAACCAACGTCTGTTAGAGTCTTTCCAAATCATGAACGCAGTCAATTCCCAACCGGATCTTGCACAGTTTGTTTATCCGGAAACACGAACGCCCAGAGGTATTCAGAATTTCTATGATCTCCTTTTTGCCATCAGAAACAAAAGAATTTTGGAGTTCCAACACTTCAAATACAAAGACCAAAGCATCACGTCCAGAAAAGTTCATCCGTATGCTCTCAAAGAATCCAAAGACCGTTGGTATCTCATCGCTCTGGATACCAAAGATGAGAAACTGAAAGCTTTTGGTTTAGATCGTATCAGCGATTTGGAGGTTAGCAAAGCAGGCTTTAAGCTTCAACAGAAATTTAATCTGAAAGAACATTTCAAAAATGCTTTCGGTATTATGAATCTGGAAGAACAGCCGGACAAAGTCGTCATCAGATCAACCAAAGAACAGGCAGAATATCTTAAAAGTTCGCCGCTGCATCATTCTCAACAAATCCAAAAAGAAACGGATAAATATGTCTATTTCACCTATGATCTTTTCCCCACTTATGATTTTATCCAGGAGATTCTGTCATTCGGAAATCAGGTAAAAGTAACCGAACCTAAAAGCTTGATAGATAAAATCAAGGAGATGCTTACCAGATCTATTCAACAGTACGATGATTCTTCGCGGGAATCATAA